Proteins from one Prevotella sp. E2-28 genomic window:
- a CDS encoding acyl carrier protein codes for MSEIESKVKAIIVDKLGVDEAEVKPEASFTNDLGADSLDTVELIMEFEKEFGISIPDDKAEKIGTVADAIAYIEENAK; via the coding sequence ATGTCAGAAATTGAAAGCAAAGTAAAGGCTATTATCGTAGACAAACTGGGTGTTGACGAGGCAGAAGTAAAGCCCGAGGCAAGTTTCACCAATGATCTGGGCGCAGATTCACTGGATACCGTTGAGCTCATCATGGAGTTTGAGAAGGAGTTCGGCATTTCTATTCCTGACGATAAGGCAGAGAAGATTGGCACCGTTGCTGATGCTATCGCTTATATCGAAGAGAACGCAAAATAA